A region from the Bos indicus isolate NIAB-ARS_2022 breed Sahiwal x Tharparkar chromosome 14, NIAB-ARS_B.indTharparkar_mat_pri_1.0, whole genome shotgun sequence genome encodes:
- the LOC109568457 gene encoding uncharacterized protein, whose amino-acid sequence MPGEAKKVKFVCRPGTPFGGREGRGYRGINQFSQPATALPTINTHTHTHTHTHTHTLCPLPKKKKTKNKNNPRFLTPGLGQLSSGLRHNRRRKRRERAAAASRVPGPEARRSCLLTELPGVLRRPGPRRLALRRAGVYLQPRHSPQPLGTPCPRAHLSTRPPRTERPSRNLSQGTVDDERRRKSRLNGRAGEQGEMGSEPPPITFQTFGGGVRRKGASRPGRGGAPPPHPAGNVRADAELTASPRLEKAPGSQWRQNPKRQAKGEKTARPNVDDPPLNPKVKSRKTHPAPPLPARKWKIRSFSAPSLPPRSKSWSQKKRGGGKR is encoded by the coding sequence ATGCCCGGAGAGGCGAAGAAGGTGAAGTTCGTTTGTAGACCTGGAACCCCTTTCGGGGGGCGTGAGGGGCGGGGGTACCGGGGAATAAATCAGTTCTCACAACCGGCCACAGCTCTCCCaaccataaacacacacacacacacacacacacacacacatacacacaccctttgccctttgccaaaaaaaaaaaaaacaaaaaacaaaaacaaccccagATTCTTGACTCCCGGCCTCGGGCAGCTGTCCTCCGGTCTAAGGCACAACCGGCGGCGAAAGCGCCGGGAGAGAGCTGCGGCCGCCTCGCGGGTTCCCGGCCCCGAGGCCCGGCGATCCTGCCTCCTAACGGAACTGCCCGGCGTCCTCCGGCGCCCGGGTCCGCGCCGCCTCGCGCTCAGGCGGGCAGGCGTCTACCTGCAGCCCCGGCACTCGCCCCAGCCTCTCGGAACCCCCTGCCCTAGGGCGCACTTGAGCACCCGGCCTCCGCGCACCGAGCGCCCTTCGCGGAACTTGAGCCAGGGAACGGTGGATGATGAGAGGAGGAGAAAATCGAGGCTGAACGGGAGGGCAGGGGAACAGGGAGAGATGGGCTCCGAGCCCCCACCGATCACCTTCCAAACTTTCGGAGGAGGGGTGCGAAGGAAGGGGGCATCCCGACCCGGGCGCGGGGGTgcgcctcccccccaccccgccggcAATGTCCGCGCCGACGCGGAGCTGACAGCTTCCCCGCGCCTCGAGAAAGCCCCGGGCTCGCAGTGGAGACAGAACCCGAAAAGACAGGCAAAAGGAGAGAAAACTGCTCGGCCAAACGTGGATGATCCGCCACTTAATCCAAAAGTTAAATCCCGAAAAACGCATCCCGCCCCCCCGCTCCCCGCAAGAAAGTGGAAAATCAGATCCTTcagtgccccctccctccctccgcgGAGCAAAtcctggagccaaaaaaaaagagggggggggAAGAGATAG